Proteins found in one Synechococcus sp. LA31 genomic segment:
- a CDS encoding phosphotransacetylase family protein, translated as MGHDSASTQARSSALLIGSCEPFSGKSAVVLGLARQWLQRGVPVRIGKPLADSAELSESSTGALIDDDVRFVGQILGLSDEQLVPSVHLQGADVARERLLAGNLDPGAGFAALQQQLDQSGDGITLLEGAGGLSDGLLYGLSLVQVARGLQAPVVLVHSWSGCHSAESLLAAREQLGDLLCGVVLNGLPPDQVPLVRAEVAPALERLGVPVLGVMPRSPLLRSVTVEELVRRLDAQVLCCRDRLDLLVETLSIGAMNVNSAMEFFRRRRNMAVVTGADRTDIQLAALEASTQCLILTGAGEPLPQLISRAEELEVPLLKVEHDTLTTVEVIESAFGHVRLHESVKATYAFRLVEEHCDFEPLLTRLRLPTPA; from the coding sequence ATGGGTCACGACAGCGCGTCCACCCAGGCTCGTTCGTCGGCCCTGCTGATCGGTTCGTGTGAGCCCTTCAGCGGTAAATCGGCTGTTGTGCTCGGGTTGGCACGGCAGTGGTTGCAGCGCGGCGTTCCGGTGCGGATCGGTAAACCCCTCGCTGATAGCGCTGAGTTGAGCGAGAGCAGCACGGGTGCGCTGATTGATGACGACGTGCGTTTCGTGGGCCAGATCCTCGGCCTCAGCGATGAACAGCTCGTGCCTTCGGTGCATCTGCAAGGGGCCGACGTGGCTCGCGAGCGTTTACTGGCTGGCAACTTGGACCCGGGTGCTGGCTTTGCCGCCCTCCAGCAGCAGCTCGATCAATCCGGCGACGGCATCACCCTGCTGGAGGGAGCCGGTGGCCTCAGCGATGGCCTGCTCTACGGCCTGAGCTTGGTGCAGGTGGCCCGGGGGCTGCAGGCGCCTGTGGTGTTGGTGCACAGCTGGAGTGGATGCCACAGCGCTGAGTCGCTGTTGGCTGCGCGTGAACAACTGGGTGATCTGCTCTGCGGGGTGGTGCTCAACGGTCTTCCGCCGGACCAGGTGCCACTGGTGCGCGCTGAGGTGGCTCCTGCCCTCGAGCGGTTAGGCGTGCCGGTGCTCGGTGTGATGCCCCGCTCACCGCTGCTGCGCAGCGTCACCGTGGAGGAGCTGGTGCGCCGCCTCGATGCTCAGGTGCTGTGCTGCCGCGATCGCCTCGATCTGCTGGTGGAAACCCTGTCCATCGGCGCGATGAATGTGAACTCCGCAATGGAGTTTTTCCGCCGCCGCCGCAACATGGCGGTTGTCACCGGCGCCGATCGCACTGACATCCAGCTGGCAGCCTTAGAGGCGTCCACCCAGTGCCTGATCCTCACGGGTGCTGGTGAGCCGTTGCCGCAGTTGATCTCCCGGGCAGAAGAGCTTGAGGTGCCCTTGCTGAAGGTGGAGCACGACACGCTCACCACCGTTGAGGTGATTGAAAGCGCTTTCGGTCATGTGCGCCTGCACGAATCGGTGAAGGCCACCTATGCGTTCCGCCTGGTGGAGGAGCACTGTGATTTTGAGCCGCTGCTGACGCGGTTGCGACTGCCAACCCCCGCTTGA